The Lacticaseibacillus pabuli region CCTGTTCGTTGGCCAAAGAGAGCTCCGTGCAACCTAATACCACGACGTCGGCGCCAAAGTCATCGCGCATAATCCGCAAGATTTCTTTGAAGCGGTCGGGGTTTGCCTTACCGGTGCCCTTCACATCGTCATAAATCAGTTGCATGACCATATCACGGACGTGCTGATCGCCCAAGGTGACTTCTCGGCCGGCCGCTTTGATTTCATTTTCGTAAATGTGGTCCGCGATGGTCCCCGCTGTGGCAATCAAACCAATCTTCTTCGCCTTTGGGTACTGGCGGCACATTTCGTTAATGGCCACGTGTGGCATGTGCAGTAGTGGTACCGTCGTGAGCGCCTGCAGCTGGTCGAAGAAATAATGCGCCGTGTTGCAAACCATCACCATGAAATCAGGATGGAGTTGGCTCTGCTGCAGGATATCTTCGCGCAATGCGGGGTAAAAGCTGGGCTGACTATGATCCATAATGTAGCTCGTGCGGTCGGGAACCGTCGCGTGGTTCACCAGGATGTAATTCATGAACTCCTGGTCCTTGGTCGCGCCCGTTCGTTCAGTTAACAAGCGAACGTACGAATTCGTAGCAGCTGTTCCCATACCACCGATAACGGTGAAAAAGCGTTCCATAAGATTGGATCCTCCTCAAAAATCAAAAAGGCGGCCGCGCGCTCGGCACACCCGCCTTTCGTATTAAAGTCAGTTACTCAGCTAGTTCCTTAGCGATTTCCTTCACGACCACCATATCCTTAGGCCATGGGGTATCGACACCACGGACCTTCTGGTATGGGTCAGCACCCTTCCCGGCGACAACGACAATGTCTTCGGGACGGCTGTCTTCAATCGCAGTCTTGATGGCTTCGCGACGGTCAATAATCTTCTTGACCTGCACACGGTCCTCGTCAATGCCCTCGCGAATCTGGTCGGCGATGGCATCAGCACTTTCAAAACCAGGGTCGTCAGTCGTCAGGTAGGCTTCATCTGCGTACTCGTTGAGCACTTTCGCGAAGTCAGCACGACGGGAAACACCCTTATCACCGGGTGCACCAATCACAACTCGAATGTTTGGATTATTATATTCTGCGTTCAGGAAGCTCAAGAGGGCCTTCATGCTGGCATAGTTGTGGGCGTAATCAACGTAGACGTGGCCGTGACCCGCAACGTTGGTGGCTTCCATCCGCCCAGGAATCTGGACGTTTTTAATGCCGGCCGCAGCCGTGGTGGCATCAACGCCGGCAAGTCCGGCACCGATGATTGCAGCAGTCGCGTTGCTTTCGTTGTAGTCCCCAATCAGGCTCAAGGAGTAAGAACCACCGATATTCAATTCCACGGCCTTATCGGTCACAGGAATCAGTGTGAACTTGCTGGTCTCAAGGTCGGCTTCGGATGAATCGAAGCGGAAGTCGATTGGCAACGTTGGGTCTTCCGGCTGGAACCCAGCGGAGGCGAAGAGGTAGATGCTGTCATCATAAGTCGTCGTCCGGGCAGCTGCGTAAACTTCATCGAAATGGTCCGTTTCCGCATTGATGACAACCTTGCGTGAGTTCACGAGCAACTGCAACTTATTGTGCAAGTAGTTCGCAAACGTCGGGTGCTCATTAGGGCCGATGTGATCAGGCGAAATGTTGAGGAAGAAGCCGACATCATAGGTCAGGCCAAAGACACGATTGCGCAGATATGCCTGGCTGGAGACTTCCATGACCAAGTGCGTCATGCCGTTATCAACGGCCTCACGCATGTCGTGGAACAAATCCAGGCTTTCTGGCGTGGTCAGGTCTGACTTGAAACGCTGGTCAGGATCCGGACCGACGATGCGATCGATGGTCGAGAACAACGCCACGTGCTTGGGGTGCGCAGCTTCGAGAATTCCGCGGGTGAAGTATGCGGAAGTGGTCTTGCCCTTGGTCCCCGTGAACGCAATGACGTGCAAGTCGTCTTGTGGGAAGTCATAAAAGGCCGCACCCAAGATGGACATTGCCTTTGTGATATTGGTAACAATGAGCGCATTCAAACCGTTGCCTTCAACATATGGCTTCTCAGCAACGTAGGTTGTGGCGCCCTTGTCGCGAGCCATTGACAGATAGATAGGCCGGAATTTCGTCCCCTTGCAGAAGAACAAGGTCGGTCCTTCGACCTTGCGCGAGTCGTAAGAAATTCCCGTCATTGTCTGCGCGTCTTCACTTTGGATGGCGCTGCTCTTTAGAAGGTGGTGCTCTTTAAGTAATAAGATACATGCTGTTAGTGAAATAGCCATGGGTGGTCTCCTCTATCCGTCTTTGCTTAGGCATTCTTGATAATTATAGCACAGGCGGCGGGTACCTTTGTGAAAGTTGACCTTGGTTGGGAATGGTTCCGCACTGGTGATTCCGCTGTGGCGGCACTGGCCCATGGATGTGCCGACGCTTCGTCCTTAGACGAGAAAAACACTCATCTAAGGACTCTCGCTCGATGAATAGCCGGTAATTCGCCGTCTATTCATCGCGGTCCCGTATGCGCTTCGCGCTACGGGATACCACTACCATGGGCCAGTGCCACCACAGCTACATC contains the following coding sequences:
- a CDS encoding aspartate/glutamate racemase family protein, whose product is MERFFTVIGGMGTAATNSYVRLLTERTGATKDQEFMNYILVNHATVPDRTSYIMDHSQPSFYPALREDILQQSQLHPDFMVMVCNTAHYFFDQLQALTTVPLLHMPHVAINEMCRQYPKAKKIGLIATAGTIADHIYENEIKAAGREVTLGDQHVRDMVMQLIYDDVKGTGKANPDRFKEILRIMRDDFGADVVVLGCTELSLANEQVPLPEFNLVDPQSIIADKSLLLGKAFRQSVANGRHLLAEVQAGRA
- a CDS encoding UDP-N-acetylmuramoyl-L-alanyl-D-glutamate--2,6-diaminopimelate ligase — protein: MAISLTACILLLKEHHLLKSSAIQSEDAQTMTGISYDSRKVEGPTLFFCKGTKFRPIYLSMARDKGATTYVAEKPYVEGNGLNALIVTNITKAMSILGAAFYDFPQDDLHVIAFTGTKGKTTSAYFTRGILEAAHPKHVALFSTIDRIVGPDPDQRFKSDLTTPESLDLFHDMREAVDNGMTHLVMEVSSQAYLRNRVFGLTYDVGFFLNISPDHIGPNEHPTFANYLHNKLQLLVNSRKVVINAETDHFDEVYAAARTTTYDDSIYLFASAGFQPEDPTLPIDFRFDSSEADLETSKFTLIPVTDKAVELNIGGSYSLSLIGDYNESNATAAIIGAGLAGVDATTAAAGIKNVQIPGRMEATNVAGHGHVYVDYAHNYASMKALLSFLNAEYNNPNIRVVIGAPGDKGVSRRADFAKVLNEYADEAYLTTDDPGFESADAIADQIREGIDEDRVQVKKIIDRREAIKTAIEDSRPEDIVVVAGKGADPYQKVRGVDTPWPKDMVVVKEIAKELAE